GTTTCCTAAACCGAAGGTCACAGGTTCGAATCCTGTCGGGGCCACCATCCGCGATATGAAGCGCACAGAGCGCTGAAGCGCGTGCGGTCCTTCGCCCACTGGCGGAGGGTGCGGCGAGCCGTTATGGAGCCGGCATGACCGACAAGAGCCCGACGGCCGGCGACCTGTATCGCCCGCAGCCTAAGATCGATGTGCCAGATGATGTGCAGGAGGCGGTACGTACCCTGTTGCGCTGGGCCGGTGAAGATCCGGAGCGCGAAGGGCTGGTCGATACGCCCAAGCGCGTGGCGCGGGCTTGGGCCGAATATGCGAAGGGTTACAATGAAGACCCGGCATCGCACCTCGCGCGCACGTTCGAGGAAGTGGGCGGGTATGACGAGATCGTCCTGTTGCGCGACATCCCGTTTCAGTCGCACTGCGAGCATCATATGGCGCCGATCATCGGCAAAGCGTCGATCGCCTATTTGCCGGGCAAGCGCGTGGTCGGTATTTCCAAGCTGGCGCGCGTGTTGCACGGGTTTGCGCGGCGCCTGCAGGTGCAGGAACGTCTCACCGCTCAGGTCGCCGATTGTATCTGGGAGCATCTCGAGCCCGAAGGCGTGGCGGTGGTGATCGAAGCGAGCCATGCCTGCATGACCGCCCGAGGGGTCAATACGCCCGGGGTGATGATGACCACGAGCCGCATGATGGGTACTTTTCGGAAGGACGAACGGAGTCGCAAGGAAGTGCTCGCGCTTATGGGTTATTGAGTTTTTTGCTTCCTTTTCAGACCACTGGGCGTTAGCCGATATCGTTATGGTTGCGTCATTATCTCCTTTCTCCTGTAATTCCGCCTACGTCGGCGACGAGGGCGAAGCCGCGCGTCTCGACCTCGTCGGACGGTATGATGCGGACAGCCTGGAGGAAGATGACGAGCTCAATGCGGTGCGAGCCTTCGCGGCGGCGCTTTGCGAGGCGCCGATCGCTCTGGTGACGGTCGTCGAGGCCGAGCGGCAGCGCTTCCTGTCGAGACAGGGCGTGGCGATTGCCGAAACGCCTCGAGACGTGAGTTTTTGCCAGCACGCGATGGTAGGCGGGTCAATCATGGAAGTCCCAGATGCCCGTCTCGACGAACGATTTGCAGACAATGCCTTGGTGACCGGCGAGCCGCATATCCGCTTTTATGCAGGCGCGCCGCTGGTATCGGCCGAAGGTGCGCCGATCGGGGCACTCTGCGTAATTTCGCCCGATCCGCGCACGGGCCTGAGCGCCTATCAGCGACAGGGGATGGAAGTGTTGGCGCGCGCGGTCATGCGGCGCCTAGAGGCGCGGCGCGGTGAGCTGGAAATGACTGCGGGGCGCGAAGAGGCACGGCGGCTGCTCGAGGAAAGCCAGCAGAAGTTCGATAATCTCGCCGATGCGCTGCCGCAGATGGCCTGGTCGACCGATGGCGAAGGCAACCCAGACTATTTCAATCGACGCTGGTACGAGTTCACCGGGGCCGAGCCGGGCGATCACTATGGCAACCAATGGGTTGACGCGGTTCACCCTGATGATCGGGAGACGGCGGCGGCGGCATGGCAGGGCGCGGTCGAGAGCGGCGAGGCTTATGAAACCGAGTATCGGATGCGCCGCCATGATGGCGAATATCGTTGGACGCTGGCGCGCGGGCTGCCGGTGCACGGCGATAACGGCGAGGTGATCCGCTGGTTCGGCACCAACACCGACATCCATGAAAATAGGCAGTTGGTCGAAAGTCACGCACTGCTGACCCGCGAATTGAGCCACCGCATCAAGAATATCTTTTCCGTTGTTACCGGACTGGTTAGCTTTGCCAGTCGAAAGCATCCGGAAATGAAGGAGGTGGCGACATCGATCGGCGACCGCATCAATGCGCTGGGGCGAGCGCACAATTATGTGCGTCCGTTGTCGAACATGCCCGCCGAGGCGCGGTTGCGCGATGTATTGTCCGACCTGTTCGCCCCTTATGCCGACGCCGAGGGCGAGCGAGTGCGGATCACGGGTGGAGACTTTGAGGTCAGGGAGCAGGCGGTAACACCGATCGCGCTCGCGTTCCATGAAATGGCAACGAACGCGGTGAAATACGGGGCGCTATCGGTGGAGGGCGGCCATGTGGAATTACGCATCAAGGCGGATGGCGACGAACTGCTCCTGCTGTGGCGGGAAGTGGGTGGGCCCGAGCCAGTCGAGCCCGATCATAAGGGTTTCGGGAGCGACTTGCTCCGGACGAGCCTCGAGCGGCAGCTGAGGGGGCGGCTCGAGCGTCGCTGGGAGCCCGGCGGCTTGGAAATCGAAATCAACCTTCCCATAGAGAGAATAACCATATAGGAACTTTCTTGTTGACATCGTCACGCTGATTAGGTACATATTGGACATCGTCGACGAATCGGCCCCAAGGGGCTGTTCGGGGCCGCCGGGAGGGCGGCCTTTTTTCTTGGTCGTGACCGGAGGTGCCGCCGATGATCCTTCGCTCGGTCGGCATCGCGGCCTTGGCCCGAGGGCTCGACGGGTCTTCGTCAAATTCTTGCTATCGCGCCTGGAGCGGGGCGTGCGTCTTCCTTCAGGAGGCGCCGGGGGGGCGCGAGGCTGTCCCCCTTGCCGGCCACGGTTGAGGCGCTCGCCAGGAGACTGGTCGGCCTGCCGCGCGATCGGCGCGAAGCGGGATTGGCCCAGTTGCCTGATGAGGCGATCGCAGCGCTGGCGCAGTGGTTTGCCTTCTGGGCTCGGGGGGCACAACTGCCCCCAACAGGGACATGGAGAAATTGGCTACTGCTCGCGGGACGTGGCTTCGGCAAGACCCGGGCGGGCGCGCAATGGATTGTCGAACGCGGCGCTGCGCGAGCTTCGCAGCGCATTGCACTGGTAGCGGCGACGCTCGAGCAGGCGCGAACCATCATGGTTGAGGGGCGCAGCGGGCTGCTCGAGGTAGCTAGGCTCGAAGGTGTAAATTTGAAATGGGAGTCGGGCAGGTCTCGGCTGTGTTGGGACAATGGCAGCGAGGCGCGGTTGTTCTCGGGAGAGAGCCCCGAAGCGTTGCGTGGTCCCGAGCACCATCTGGCCTGGGCGGACGAACTGGCGAAATGGTCGCATCCGGACGCGACCTGGGATAATTTGCAAATGGGGTTGAGGGCAGGGGCCGATTGCCGGGCGCTGGTCACGACGACACCGCGCGCGGTTCCGATCCTCGGTCGGCTGATCGACGATGCCAATACGGTCGTGACGCGCGGTCGAACGCGGGACAATCTGACGCTGTCGCAACAGTTTCTCGACGAGATGTCGCGGAGCTATGGTGGCGGGAGGCTGGCTCGCCAAGAGCTCGATGGCGATTATCTGATCGATGTCGAGGGGGCGCTGTTCCCGCGGGGATTGCTCGAGCGATGCCGGGTGATGCCACGTGAAGAATATGAACGGATCGTGGTGGGCGTCGACCCGCCGGCAAGTTCGGTTGGTGACGCTTGCGGAATTGTCGTGGCGGCGCGCCACGGGGATCGGATGCACGTGCTGGCCGATGCCAGTGTCGAAAAACCCACCCCAAGGCAATGGGCGAGCGCGGTCGCGAATGCGGCGCAATATTGGGGTGCTGATCGTGTCATTGCGGAGTCCAATCAGGGCGGCGAGATGGTGGAAAGCGTGCTGCGAGGGGCGGCGCGCGACCTGCCGGTAACGCGGGTCCATGCGCGGCGTGGCAAGACGGCCCGCGCCGAACCGATTGCGGCGATGTTCGAGGCGGGGCGCGCGTTCCTCGCAGGAAGCTTCCCCGTGCTCGAAGATGAATTGGCGCGCATGACCCTGGCGGGGATGAGCGGCAGCGGCGGCTCGCCCGACCGGGCCGATGCGATGATCTGGGCGCTGTGGGCGCTCATGGACGGCGGGGGAGCGCGCGCGAGGGTGCGCACACTCTGACAGAAAGGGATGAGCATGAAGTGGCTCGACAATTGGCTCGGCGCGAAGAGCGCGCCGGGCGGACGATCCGTGCTGCCGATCCACGATATCGGTTCGCTCTTGGGCGGTCATGGAAGCGATCATCCGGGCGCCTACGTCGACCAGCTGCGCGAGGTATTCGAGCGCAATCCGGTCGGTCATCGCGCGGTTCGCGTGGTGGCTGGTGCGGTGGGTTCGCTAACAATCGACGCGAGTGGTGACGGCGCCGAACAGGGTCGGCGCCTCCTGATGCGGTCCGGCTTGCTTGAAACGATCGCGCTGCACCTGCTGCTGCATGGCAACGCTTATGTGCATCTTGCTGCGGATGCGGACGGGGCAGCGATGGCCTGGCATTGCCTCCGGCCCGAGCGCGTCAGCCTCATTACCGATCGTGACGGATGGCCGCGCGCCTACAGTTATCGCGGGCGCAGCGTCACCCATTATCCGGTGCGCGATGAGTTCGAGCGACTTTCGGTCGTGCATATTAAGGCGCTTCATCCCGGAGACGATCATGGCGGACAGGGCTGTCTCGAGGCCGCCATCGGGCCGGCGATGGTGCACAATGCGGCGAGCCGCTGGAATCGGTCGCTGCTGGAGAATGCGGCACGTCCGTCGGGAGCGCTGATCCATGATCCCGGCGACGGGACAGTGCTCAGCGACAAGCAGTTCGAGCGCCTCAAGAGCGAGCTCGCTACGCAATATGAGGGTAGCGGAAACGCGGGACGCCCCTTGCTGCTCGACGGTGGGTTGAGCTGGCAGGCCTTCAGCCTGTCGCCCACCGACATGGACTTTATCAAGCTGAAGGAAGCGGCGGCACGCGATATCGCGCTGGCCTTCGGGGTGCCGCCGGTGCTGCTCGGCCTGCCGGGCGATGCGACCTACGCCAACGGGCGCGAGGCAGGCCGCGCGCTCTATCGTCAGACAGTGCTGCCGCTGGCGCGAAAGATCCTGCGGGCGCTCGAGGCCCAACTCGAGGATTGGATCGATCCGGTCCGCTTAGAGGTGGACGAGGACCAACTTTCCGAATTGTCGGAGGATCGTTCGCGGCTGTGGAGCGCAGTGGGGGAGGCGGACTTCCTCAGCCGGGCCGAAAAGCGCGCCATGCTCGGATTTCCGCCTGAAGAGGTTACGCAGTGAGCGACGCGCGCGTGATCGGCGCGCTTGCTGCGATGGCCGAACAAGGTGGGCTCGACCGCCTGACGCTGGCGGCGCTGATCGAGGAGTCGAGCGCGCGAGGGGCCCGAGACGCTATGGCGCGCCTCGGGCTCGAGGATCGCAGCGCGCGGCGCGACATGGATGACCTTCGCGAATTGTTGGGCGCGTGGCGAGCGGCGAAGAAGAGCGCGACGCACGCGCTGATCGGGTGGCTGTCGAAGGCAGTGCTCGCGCTGTGTGTTGCCGGGGCTGCCTGGCAGTTGGGCCTGCTCGCCGGGACGATCGCAAAATGACGCGTTTCGCCGGTTATGCCGCCATCTTTCATCGCCCCGATGACGGCGGCGACGTGATTGCGCCGGGCGCGTTTCGGCGCTCTCTCGAGGGACGCGCGCCTGGTGATGTACCGCTGCTGCTGCAGCATCGCGGCGACGTCGTTGCAGGCAGGATCGAGCGGCTCGAAGAAGATGAAAAGGGGCTGCGCGTCATCGCGCGGCTCGATGGAGGGCGCGCGGGAAAGACTGCGGGCGGACTCCTGAAAAGCGGGAAATTGAAGGGTTTGAGTTTCGGCTATCGCGTGCGGCGGGCCGGGAAGAAGGGGGCGTTTCGGCGGCTCGAGGAAGTCGATCTCGTCGAAGTCAGTCTGGTGGCGCGACCCATGCAGCCGGTGGCCCGGGTGCATGCAATCGAGGAGTGATGAATTGAAGATGGAAACCAAGATGGCCGGCACTGCCGGCAGTGACATGCTCGAGCAGAGCTTCGACATGGACAATGGCGCGGAACTGACCGCGATGAAGGAAGAGCTGGCGGTGCTCAAGCGTAAGGTCGGCCAGCAGGCGATGCGCGAGGGCCATCCCACGCTCGATGGCGTGAAGGAAGCCGGGCGCGACAAGAAGTTTGCCGATGCCTATCTGCGCCGCGGGGATGTCGCGGGGCTCGAGGCCAAGTCGATTGAATCCAACGATGCGCTCGGTGGCTACGCCATTCCGCAGGAAATCGACGGAGTGATCGACAACACGCTGCTGGCGAGTTCGCCCATCCGGCAGATCGCCAATGTGGTGAAGGTTGGCAGCGCGGGCTATCGCAAGCTGGTTGCGTCGGGCGGAACGCCGTCAGGCTGGGCCAGCTTCGAGGGCGCTCGCGGCGAGACCACGACGCCGACGTTCCACGAGATCGTCCCGGCCTCGGGCGAATTGTTCGCCAATCCGGCGGCGACCCAGCAGATGCTCGACGACGCGGCATTCGATGTGGAAAGCTGGCTGGCGGGCGAAATCGCGACCGAATTTGCTCGCGCTGAGGGCGCCGCCTTCGTCAATGGCACGGGGGCGAGCCAGCCGCTCGGTTTCCTGTCTTCGCCGGTGTCTGCCAATGGTGACGACAGCCGCGCGATGGGCACGCTGCAGACAATCGGGACGGGCAGCGCAGGGGCGTTTCCGTCAAGCGATCCGGCCGACGTCCTGCTCGATCTCGTGCAGAGCCTGCGCCAGCCGTACCGGCAGGGCGCGGTCTTCGTCATGAATAGCGCGACTGCCGCGGCGATCCGCAAGTTCAAGACCGCCGATGGCGCCTATATCTGGCAGCCCGGCCTTGCGGCCGGCACGCCGTCGAGCCTGCTTGGCTATCCGGTGGTGGAGGCCGGGGACATGCCCGACATGGCGGCTGGCAGCCTCTCGGTCGCCTTCGGCAATTTCAAGGCAGGCTATACCATCGCGGATCGCGGCGAGACCGTGGTGCTGCGCGATCCGTACACCAACAAGCCGTTCGTCCATTTCTACGCGACGCGCCGGGTCGGCGGGCAGGTGACCAACTCGGAGAGCATCAAGCTCCTCGAGTTCGCCTGATCGCTGATGGGGGCGGGCGGGCAAGTCCCCGGCCGGTCCGCCCCCACTTTTCCAAACCGACCACCACAGGAGGCGCGCCATGCCACAGACCGTCATTTTCGCAGATCTGGTCAGAGAGACGAGCTCGACCACCGGCACCGACAATATCCTCTTAGGAGGAGCGATAACCGGCATGCGCAGTTTTGCTGATGCCGTGGCGCCAGGCGAAAGCTTCCATTATTCGATGATTGGTAGTGACAAGCCGCAGGAAAGCGAGGCCGGGGTCGGCACGCTCCAGCCCGATGGCACGATCTTGCGTGCGCCGTCGGGGGGCGTCTTTACGAATTTCTCGGCAGGTGAGAAGGTCGTGTCGCTGGTCGCCGGGGCGGCGTGGTATGGAGATACCGACCAGGTGCTCGCCACCCAAAGTGAGAACATCACGATCTTGCAAGCTGCTGGCGACGCGCAAGATAGCGCGATTGCGACGCTACAGGCTGCTGGTGATGCGCATGACGGGGCAATTGTGGCACTGCAGGGAGCGGGAGCCGCACAGGATGGCGCGATCGCAAGCTTGGAGGCCACGCAGGCGGGGCAGGATAGCGCCATCGCCAATTTGCAGGCAGCGGAGCAGGCGCAAAATGCATCGATCGCTGGCAAAGCCGATGTGGACCACGGTCACGCGCTGTCGGATATTGCGGACCTCGAGGCGCGGCTGAGCGAACTTGCGGCGAGCGCGGTCGGCAATGTCACGCCTGAACGCTATGGCGCTGTCGGTGACGGCGTCGCAGATGACGGTGCGGCGCTTCTCGCTGCGATGACGGCGATGCAAAGCGCTGGCGGCATTTTGAAGCTCGCCGGCCGCTATCGCACGACGCAGGCCATCACCCTTCCCGATGCGTGCATGATGACCGGGGGCGGCACTCTCATTACCGAGAATTCAGCGGGGCTGACCGTCGGGAATGATTGCATTTTTCACAATGTCAGCATCGTCTCGACCCATAGCAATCATCTCGCTCTTTATTGTGTCGACAAGCATGCGCCGCGGTTGCTCGATTGTCGGATCGATGGTCGTATCTACTGTCGCAACGACGGCGCCGTCGCATTGCGAGGTCCGCGCATCGATCGAAGCCATTTCGACGTGGATTTCGGCGACGATTATGATGGTGTCGAACAGATGGACCTCTTCTCGATCTATGGGTTCGAGGGCGGTCATGTGCGCGGCTGCGACATCCGCACCGCCAATATCCATCGTCTCTTCAAGATCAGCGATAGCCTCGCCGGCACCGAGACGAGCGTCTCGAACGCGAACAGCCGAGCGTTCGAAATCAGCGGCAATCTGCTGCGTGGCTCGGGCGGTAAGCAGGTGGTCGACTGTTATCGAGCGACCTCTGGCCTGCGCTTCGTGGGCAACCAGCTCGAACTGTCCGGTGCGCCGACCTATGCGGGGCCGAGCTGGGCGGTCGTCATCGATGACAAGAGTGCCGGTAATGAGCGCGACGCCGACGACATCGGGGCGACGTACCTCATCAGCGGCAATTGCGGTACCATCCCCTGTGCGTTCGTCAGCCTCCAGGGGGCTTTCGGGATTACCGAGCCGGGTCATTCAGGCGACCGTCGAGCGTCCGTCCACCTGATCGACAACAAGATCCGTTGTACGAGCAGCGACAAGGCTGTGGTCGAGATTCGCTTTTTCGACGACGTTCGATGCCGCGGCAACCTGCTGGAAACCAACCCGGCGGTCGATGCGACCGTCATGCGATTGCTGAGCAACGACGAGGCGGTGCTGAGCGACGAGACCTATCGCGGCGGTATCGTGCATCTGTCGAAAGCGACGTCCAACGCCTCGGGGTTGAGCTTCGGTGGCTCGTTCGGGCGTATCGATCTGCGCCGCGTGAGCGTGAGAAACTTCGACGCATCGGGCGGCGTGAGATGCGATCGTCATCGCGGCAATGCGCTGACCATCGACGGTCTATTCTGCTCGAGCGTCGATACACCCACGCAATTGTGCCGGGCGATCTACTTTTCCAGTGGTGAAATGCTGTCGCTACTCGACATCCAGAATGTCGATGCCGAGCATGGGACCGGCGGGAATATCACGCCTGTCCTCGATAGCGTCGCGCAGGCGGCACTGCGCACCTATCGTGACAATGGCTGGCAGCCGCGAGCGCGATTGGCGATTTCGGGCGGGGTGCCAACGAGCGGTGTCTTCCTGCGCGGGGATCGCGTGTCGGAGCTGTCTCCCGGCACGTCCAAAGGTGTCGACTATGTGTGCATTTCGGGTGGTTCGCCCGGCACATGGCGCATGAGCAGTCACGTCCCGAACAAGGCGGCGTCGATCTATCGACCCAGCCTTGCGGCGGAACATGCCGGCTTCCTTTATTTCGACACCGGTCTCGCGGCGTCCGGAAAGCCGATCTGGTGGACGGGCAGCCAGTGGGTCGACGCGGCTGGCGTGGCGGTGTGAGCGCGTCATGATCGGACATTCCCCTATCTCGCTGCTCGCCATTTCCTCGCTGCCAGCTGCAATAACGCCGAAGCGCGGAAAACCGCCGAAAAAGCGACAGGCGAAGGCGCTTTCTGATCGACAGCTGCGCCCGGAAGCGCGCTGACCCACGTATCCTAGCGGAGAATAGATTATGACGCTGGTCCTGAAGGATCCCGGCGCCAAGCTCGACTATCTGGTCGACTGGGGCGCCGACTATCTTGGCGAGGATGTCGTCGCCGCAAGCCATTGGGCGATATCGCCCGAGGAAGAGGGCGGTGTCGCAATCGTAGGCGAAACCTTCGACGACGCCAGTGCGACGGTCACCGTGGCCGGCGGGGTCGCGGGGCGACGCTATCGTTTAAGCAACCGTGTGACGACTTCGAGCGGGCGGGTGGATGAACGCTCGCTCCTCCTGCGCGTGGAGGAGCGGTGATGGCAGTGGAGATGAAGGTCGGCCCGTTGGTCGTCGGGTTGAGCGAGGCCCAAGCGTATGTGCGCGTCGAAGATGGCGAAGAAGAAGCGTTGCTGGCGGGGCTCCTGCGCTCAGCGCAGTCGGCCTGCGAGGACTTTCTCGGCTATGCTCTTCTTGAACGGGCCTTCAGCGAGGTCGCCGCCGCCAGCGTGGCCTGGCAGCGGCTCGGTACCATGCCGGTCCGGGCGATCGACGAGGTGTCTGCGCTCTACCCCGATGGTGGTACCCAGCAGATCGCACCCTCGCGCTATGCAATCGATATCGATGGCGACGGTGTCGGCCGGGTTCGCATCGTTGGGCTGATGGACGCGCAGCGCGTGAAGGTGAGCGGCCACGCGGGGATGTATTCAACGTCGAATGACGTGCCCGAAGCTATCCGTCAGGGCATCATTCGATTGACCGCACATTATTTTGCCCATCGCGACGGTGATGGAGCGGCACCGAGCGCGGTGCTCGCCCTGTGGCGACCGCATCGGCGAGCCAAGCTGTGAACGCGCGCGAATTCGCAGGCCAACTGCGGGAAAGGGTCACCATCGAGGCGCCGCTTGCCGAGCGGAGCCCCACCGGCGTGCGGACGGGCGAGTGGGTGGAAGTCGCGCGCTGCCTGGCGTCGATCCGCCTTCAGGGAAATGGTCCGGAAGCCGAAGGCATGGCGCTGTCCGCAATGGCCCGGTTCGTCGTGACGATCCGCTGGCGCGAGGGCCTGGCGGTCGGCCAGCAAGTGCGATGGCGTGGGGGGCGAATGATCATTCGTCAGCTGCGCGACGACCCGCGACAACCCGACCGGCTGGAACTGTATTGCGAGGAGTTGAGGCAATGATCGATTGGGGGAAGGCTGTCCTGACGCGGGGGCGGCGCGCTGCCGAGATCGAGGCGCTGCGGATCGCCGCAGCCCTGGCAGGAGAGGCACCCGACATGACGGTAGAGCATAAGGGCGATGTCGTGCGGATGCGCGGGCCGCGCCTGTTCAATCGAATGCTTCATTCGACGTCGCTGCGTATCGCCAGGCGGTGGGGCCGATGAGTGCGGGAGCTGCGCTGCAGGCCGCCATGGTTGCTGCGCTCGGCGCGCTGGAGGAGGTCACCGGCATCTATGATGGCCCACCCGCGCGCGCGACCTTCCCGTATGTGGCCGTAGATGCGCGCAATGAGCGCGACTGGGGTCATAAGACCGGTGTGGGGCGCGAAGTGTATGCCGCCGTGACCTTGTGGGACGAGGAGCCGACGCGGCTGGAGCGGATCGGCGGGGCGATCGAGCCCGCACTGGCAATGATGAATGCCCCTGCAGAATGGCAGCTGGTCGGGTTCGATTTCGCGCGGCGCAAGGTGAGCCGCGATGTCGCAGGGCCATGGGCGATGACATTGGATTTCAGGGCGCGCCTGTTGGCGCAGTAGGAAAGGATCGAGGACATGGCGGCTGAAAAGGGCAATAATTTCCTGTTGAGGATCGGCGATGGCGGCGTGCCCGTGACCTATGCGACGGTGGCCGGTCTGAAGACCACCAACCTGTCGATCAACGGCGATGCGGTGGCAATCACCAACAAGGACTCAGGGGGCTGGCGCGAGCTGTTGTCGGGCGCGGGGGTGCGCTCGGTCGCGGTATCGGCGAGCGGCATCTTCACGGGGTCCAGCGCGGAGGCGCGACTGCGCGGGCTCGCGCTGGGTGGCGAGATCGACGATTTCGAATTGAGCTTCGAGAGCGGGGAGAAGATGCAGGGTCGCTTCATGATCGCTCGGCTAGATTATGCGGGCGATTACAACGGCGAGCGGACTTATTCGGTCGCGCTCGAAAGTTCGGGGCCGGTGTCGAGCCTGTGACGTCGGCGAGAGGCGCCAATGAGGCGCGAGGCGAGGCGGCGTTTCGCGTCGGCGATGCGACGCTTGTGCTGCGTCCAAGCTTTGAAGCTCTGGTGGCTGCCGAAGAAGAGCTCGGGCCGCTTTTCGCTTTATGTGATCGGGCATCTGAGGGGCGCGTGTCGATTGGCGAACTGGCGATCCTGTTCGATCACCTCAGTCGTCATGCCCGTCCCACGGCAGTCGACCGGGAGGCGATCGGAAACGCGCTGGTGACGGGCGGATTGGCGGCAGCGATGCCAATCCTGCGCACCATCCTGGTTCAGATCCTGCAAGGACGGTGACCCGCTTTACGCCACGCGCGGCGCGGCTTTTTGGCTTGGCGGCACAGCAGTTCGGTTGGCCGCCCGATGTCTTTTGGAAGGCGACGCCTGCCGAACTGGCTTCTGCTTTGGGGTTGGATCTTGAGGCTGGCGGGCTGGACGGCGCCGCGGTGGCAGGGCTGCGCGCGATGATGACCGAAAAGGAGGTCGAACATGGCCGAGGAACTTGACGAATTGGTCGTGCGGGTCCGCGCCGATACGCGCGCGGTAAAAAGCGAACTCGATGCGGTTCGGCGCGATGTCGAAGGGCCGTTCGCGGCTGGCCTCGACCAGCTCGGCGGGCGACTGGAGGCGGTATTGGCGCGTGCGGTTCGCCGCGGAAAGTTCGGTTTCGACGATCTGAAGAAAGCGGCGCTGTCGGCGATGAACTCGATTGCAGCAGCCAGCTTGCGGGCTTTGATTCCGAGTGGCCAGACAGGCGGGATCAACCTGGGATCGTTGCTGGGCGCGGCGCTGGGCTTGCCCGGGCGGGCGACGGGCGGGCCGGTCAGTGCAAAGACCCCCTATTTGGTTGGCGAACGCGGGCCCGAGATGTTCGTCCCCGAGCAGGCCGGGCGCATCGTGCCGAGCGCTGGCGGTCAGCGCGCCAATGTCGCCGTGTCGATCAAGCTCGATGCACCCCGCGAACAGACGGTACCGCAAGCACTGTCGAGCAGCCGGCGACAACTTGCTGCGGCGCTTGGACGAGCGGTGCGCGGCGCATGATCCGCCACTGGCTTACGCGACCCGGCGAGCATCTCGAGAAGGGCTGGCTGAAGCGCTTCGATCCTGAGCATTGGACGGTCGATTTCCCGCGTGGGACGATTGCCTGCATCGTCACGGGTACGGACGGCCACTCGTTGGAGGTCGAGGCGGAGTTTTTGCGGCGCGGTGATCTCGTGGGCTTGATCTGGGAAAGCGAGGATCGCTGGTCGCATCCAGCCCATGCTCGCGCGACGAGCCGCGATTACTCGGGCACACGCCTTTCCTTTCGCTGGCAGTCCACGGGCCTCATTGGGCTCGACCAGCCGAACGGTCCGACGCTCACCATCGAGGGGCGCGATGCGCAGGGCGTGGCGAGAAGCTGGTACGTACGATTGTGGAATTATGCAGAGGGGACGGCTCAAAATGCTCGGATAGAGCTCGACTTCGATAGCCTCGCCGGAGGTTGGGCAGCCGATGACCCGGTCGCGGCAGGCGACATCGAGCGTCT
The nucleotide sequence above comes from Sphingomicrobium arenosum. Encoded proteins:
- a CDS encoding coiled-coil domain-containing protein produces the protein MPQTVIFADLVRETSSTTGTDNILLGGAITGMRSFADAVAPGESFHYSMIGSDKPQESEAGVGTLQPDGTILRAPSGGVFTNFSAGEKVVSLVAGAAWYGDTDQVLATQSENITILQAAGDAQDSAIATLQAAGDAHDGAIVALQGAGAAQDGAIASLEATQAGQDSAIANLQAAEQAQNASIAGKADVDHGHALSDIADLEARLSELAASAVGNVTPERYGAVGDGVADDGAALLAAMTAMQSAGGILKLAGRYRTTQAITLPDACMMTGGGTLITENSAGLTVGNDCIFHNVSIVSTHSNHLALYCVDKHAPRLLDCRIDGRIYCRNDGAVALRGPRIDRSHFDVDFGDDYDGVEQMDLFSIYGFEGGHVRGCDIRTANIHRLFKISDSLAGTETSVSNANSRAFEISGNLLRGSGGKQVVDCYRATSGLRFVGNQLELSGAPTYAGPSWAVVIDDKSAGNERDADDIGATYLISGNCGTIPCAFVSLQGAFGITEPGHSGDRRASVHLIDNKIRCTSSDKAVVEIRFFDDVRCRGNLLETNPAVDATVMRLLSNDEAVLSDETYRGGIVHLSKATSNASGLSFGGSFGRIDLRRVSVRNFDASGGVRCDRHRGNALTIDGLFCSSVDTPTQLCRAIYFSSGEMLSLLDIQNVDAEHGTGGNITPVLDSVAQAALRTYRDNGWQPRARLAISGGVPTSGVFLRGDRVSELSPGTSKGVDYVCISGGSPGTWRMSSHVPNKAASIYRPSLAAEHAGFLYFDTGLAASGKPIWWTGSQWVDAAGVAV
- a CDS encoding phage fiber-tail adaptor protein, with product MTLVLKDPGAKLDYLVDWGADYLGEDVVAASHWAISPEEEGGVAIVGETFDDASATVTVAGGVAGRRYRLSNRVTTSSGRVDERSLLLRVEER
- a CDS encoding head-tail connector protein, which produces MAVEMKVGPLVVGLSEAQAYVRVEDGEEEALLAGLLRSAQSACEDFLGYALLERAFSEVAAASVAWQRLGTMPVRAIDEVSALYPDGGTQQIAPSRYAIDIDGDGVGRVRIVGLMDAQRVKVSGHAGMYSTSNDVPEAIRQGIIRLTAHYFAHRDGDGAAPSAVLALWRPHRRAKL
- a CDS encoding head-tail adaptor protein, which translates into the protein MNAREFAGQLRERVTIEAPLAERSPTGVRTGEWVEVARCLASIRLQGNGPEAEGMALSAMARFVVTIRWREGLAVGQQVRWRGGRMIIRQLRDDPRQPDRLELYCEELRQ
- a CDS encoding DUF3168 domain-containing protein, with translation MSAGAALQAAMVAALGALEEVTGIYDGPPARATFPYVAVDARNERDWGHKTGVGREVYAAVTLWDEEPTRLERIGGAIEPALAMMNAPAEWQLVGFDFARRKVSRDVAGPWAMTLDFRARLLAQ
- a CDS encoding phage major tail protein, TP901-1 family, whose amino-acid sequence is MAAEKGNNFLLRIGDGGVPVTYATVAGLKTTNLSINGDAVAITNKDSGGWRELLSGAGVRSVAVSASGIFTGSSAEARLRGLALGGEIDDFELSFESGEKMQGRFMIARLDYAGDYNGERTYSVALESSGPVSSL
- a CDS encoding gene transfer agent family protein, producing MTSARGANEARGEAAFRVGDATLVLRPSFEALVAAEEELGPLFALCDRASEGRVSIGELAILFDHLSRHARPTAVDREAIGNALVTGGLAAAMPILRTILVQILQGR
- a CDS encoding phage tail assembly chaperone, which gives rise to MTRFTPRAARLFGLAAQQFGWPPDVFWKATPAELASALGLDLEAGGLDGAAVAGLRAMMTEKEVEHGRGT
- a CDS encoding tail tape measure protein yields the protein MAEELDELVVRVRADTRAVKSELDAVRRDVEGPFAAGLDQLGGRLEAVLARAVRRGKFGFDDLKKAALSAMNSIAAASLRALIPSGQTGGINLGSLLGAALGLPGRATGGPVSAKTPYLVGERGPEMFVPEQAGRIVPSAGGQRANVAVSIKLDAPREQTVPQALSSSRRQLAAALGRAVRGA